One region of Diabrotica undecimpunctata isolate CICGRU chromosome 6, icDiaUnde3, whole genome shotgun sequence genomic DNA includes:
- the Syt14 gene encoding synaptotagmin-16 isoform X1 — MFVISGQSYIGDGGTMLGAMAGLGAILLVFVLYVRNKGLIWWTPIRGMACCDEACPPISTRPIPTPSVPNFISHASPKTKLGKAYSFDGGESSSESEMGQANKTQQGHSPISVPVEPSSLPFYPTKPNHDLISLVEKGRVGVSSNSSCCSSTTSSVGEKHKILSTKVTAEINNSLQKTPINLRETKIDNHSLEIQMVNTSAQIDTVDNNTTRDCIVVMAPDVEDRGEVMSYGEGSGSEPDCQVVPSKCGHLEIALLYDAPMRKMTVHVLQARDFPSRDRGQLTNTQVRLILLPSKKQKHKTKIRQGDNPQYMENFVLHRVNPEDVNSMGLRLRLYGCERMRRERLIGEAIVSFANINLELENNFWLNLEPKANTTMLGGCAADLLSLARSDSTGSAHSMQHGGVPELLLGLCYNATTGRLNVEVIKGSHFSYLLRNLAINRPPDTYVKLYLVSSTGQELAQSKTSVRRGQPNPLFKETFIFQVALFQLADVTLMVSVYNRKGVTKKKEMLGWFSLGLNSSGAEELAHWMDMKEFQQEQISRWHILVQS, encoded by the exons ATGTTTGTAATATCAGGCCAAAGCTACATAGGAG atgggGGAACAATGTTGGGAGCAATGGCTGGTCTGGGGGCCATCTTACTGGTATTTGTTCTGTACGTAAGAAACAAAGGATTAATATGGTGGACACCCATTCGGGGTATGGCTTGCTGCGATGAAGCATGCCCCCCAATCTCTACCCGACCGATTCCAACACCTTCAGTGCCTAATTTTATTTCACATGCTTCTCCTAAAACCAAACTAG GAAAAGCATACTCATTCGATGGCGGAGAATCTAGTTCCGAGTCCGAAATGGGACAAGCCAACAAGACTCAGCAAGGTCACTCGCCTATATCAGTACCAGTCGAACCATCTAGTTTACCATTTTATCCAACAAAACCTAACCATGATCTAATCTCACTCGTAGAAAAAGGCAGGGTCGGCGTAAGTAGCAATAGTTCTTGTTGCAGTTCCACTACGAGTTCAGTAGGAGAAAAACACAAAATTCTATCCACCAAAGTCACAGCAGAAATTAACAACTCCCTACAAAA GACACCCATCAACCTAAGAGAAACAAAAATAGACAATCATAGTTTGGAGATTCAGATGGTAAATACGTCTGCACAAATTGATACTGTGGACAATAACACCACAAGAGAC TGTATCGTGGTGATGGCTCCCGACGTAGAAGACCGAGGTGAAGTTATGTCTTATGGCGAAGGATCTGGATCAGAGCCTGACTGTCAAGTAGTGCCAAGTAAGTGTGGCCATTTAGAAATAGCTCTTCTCTATGATGCACCCATGCGAAAAATGACGGTACACGTTCTTCAAGCGAGAGATTTTCCAAGCAGGGATCGTGGACAACTCACAAACACGCAG GTGAGATTGATTCTACTCCctagcaaaaaacaaaaacacaaaactAAAATCCGGCAAGGAGATAATCCTCAATACATGGAAAATTTTGTTTTGCATCGAGTCAATCCag AGGACGTTAATTCTATGGGCTTGCGACTTCGATTATATGGCTGTGAACGAATGAGAAGAGAAAGGCTAATTGGAGAGGCCATTGTTAGTTTTGCCAATATCAATTTAGAACTAGAAAACAACTTTTGGTTAAATCTGGAACCAAAAGCTAATACTACAATG TTAGGTGGATGCGCAGCAGATTTGCTAAGCTTAGCAAGATCGGACAGTACTGGATCTGCGCATTCTATGCAGCATGGTGGTGTTCCGGAACTCTTACTAGGTTTGTGCTACAATGCTACTACTGGCAGATTAAATGTAGAAGTTATTAAGGGTTCGCATTTCAG ttATCTTTTAAGAAACCTAGCTATCAACCGACCTCCAGATACTTATGTTAAACTGTATTTAGTCAGTAGTACAGGCCAAGAATTAGCACAAAGCAAAACTTCGGTTAGAAGGGGACAGCCAAATCCATTATTTAAAGAGACCTTTATATTCCAG GTGGCGCTTTTCCAGCTCGCAGATGTAACTCTAATGGTATCTGTTTACAACAGAAAAGGTGTAACCAAGAAAAAAGAAATGTTGGGATGGTTCAGCTTGGGCTTGAATTCTAGCGGAGCGGAGGAGCTGGCCCATTGGATGGATATGAAAGAATTTCAACAAGAACAAATATCGCGCTGGCACATTCTGGTCCAGTCATAG
- the Syt14 gene encoding synaptotagmin-16 isoform X2 yields MLGAMAGLGAILLVFVLYVRNKGLIWWTPIRGMACCDEACPPISTRPIPTPSVPNFISHASPKTKLGKAYSFDGGESSSESEMGQANKTQQGHSPISVPVEPSSLPFYPTKPNHDLISLVEKGRVGVSSNSSCCSSTTSSVGEKHKILSTKVTAEINNSLQKTPINLRETKIDNHSLEIQMVNTSAQIDTVDNNTTRDCIVVMAPDVEDRGEVMSYGEGSGSEPDCQVVPSKCGHLEIALLYDAPMRKMTVHVLQARDFPSRDRGQLTNTQVRLILLPSKKQKHKTKIRQGDNPQYMENFVLHRVNPEDVNSMGLRLRLYGCERMRRERLIGEAIVSFANINLELENNFWLNLEPKANTTMLGGCAADLLSLARSDSTGSAHSMQHGGVPELLLGLCYNATTGRLNVEVIKGSHFSYLLRNLAINRPPDTYVKLYLVSSTGQELAQSKTSVRRGQPNPLFKETFIFQVALFQLADVTLMVSVYNRKGVTKKKEMLGWFSLGLNSSGAEELAHWMDMKEFQQEQISRWHILVQS; encoded by the exons ATGTTGGGAGCAATGGCTGGTCTGGGGGCCATCTTACTGGTATTTGTTCTGTACGTAAGAAACAAAGGATTAATATGGTGGACACCCATTCGGGGTATGGCTTGCTGCGATGAAGCATGCCCCCCAATCTCTACCCGACCGATTCCAACACCTTCAGTGCCTAATTTTATTTCACATGCTTCTCCTAAAACCAAACTAG GAAAAGCATACTCATTCGATGGCGGAGAATCTAGTTCCGAGTCCGAAATGGGACAAGCCAACAAGACTCAGCAAGGTCACTCGCCTATATCAGTACCAGTCGAACCATCTAGTTTACCATTTTATCCAACAAAACCTAACCATGATCTAATCTCACTCGTAGAAAAAGGCAGGGTCGGCGTAAGTAGCAATAGTTCTTGTTGCAGTTCCACTACGAGTTCAGTAGGAGAAAAACACAAAATTCTATCCACCAAAGTCACAGCAGAAATTAACAACTCCCTACAAAA GACACCCATCAACCTAAGAGAAACAAAAATAGACAATCATAGTTTGGAGATTCAGATGGTAAATACGTCTGCACAAATTGATACTGTGGACAATAACACCACAAGAGAC TGTATCGTGGTGATGGCTCCCGACGTAGAAGACCGAGGTGAAGTTATGTCTTATGGCGAAGGATCTGGATCAGAGCCTGACTGTCAAGTAGTGCCAAGTAAGTGTGGCCATTTAGAAATAGCTCTTCTCTATGATGCACCCATGCGAAAAATGACGGTACACGTTCTTCAAGCGAGAGATTTTCCAAGCAGGGATCGTGGACAACTCACAAACACGCAG GTGAGATTGATTCTACTCCctagcaaaaaacaaaaacacaaaactAAAATCCGGCAAGGAGATAATCCTCAATACATGGAAAATTTTGTTTTGCATCGAGTCAATCCag AGGACGTTAATTCTATGGGCTTGCGACTTCGATTATATGGCTGTGAACGAATGAGAAGAGAAAGGCTAATTGGAGAGGCCATTGTTAGTTTTGCCAATATCAATTTAGAACTAGAAAACAACTTTTGGTTAAATCTGGAACCAAAAGCTAATACTACAATG TTAGGTGGATGCGCAGCAGATTTGCTAAGCTTAGCAAGATCGGACAGTACTGGATCTGCGCATTCTATGCAGCATGGTGGTGTTCCGGAACTCTTACTAGGTTTGTGCTACAATGCTACTACTGGCAGATTAAATGTAGAAGTTATTAAGGGTTCGCATTTCAG ttATCTTTTAAGAAACCTAGCTATCAACCGACCTCCAGATACTTATGTTAAACTGTATTTAGTCAGTAGTACAGGCCAAGAATTAGCACAAAGCAAAACTTCGGTTAGAAGGGGACAGCCAAATCCATTATTTAAAGAGACCTTTATATTCCAG GTGGCGCTTTTCCAGCTCGCAGATGTAACTCTAATGGTATCTGTTTACAACAGAAAAGGTGTAACCAAGAAAAAAGAAATGTTGGGATGGTTCAGCTTGGGCTTGAATTCTAGCGGAGCGGAGGAGCTGGCCCATTGGATGGATATGAAAGAATTTCAACAAGAACAAATATCGCGCTGGCACATTCTGGTCCAGTCATAG